In Hyphomicrobium denitrificans 1NES1, one DNA window encodes the following:
- the gshB gene encoding glutathione synthase yields MPLRIAVQMDPIDRIDIKGDSTFAILLEAQKRGHDIFYYTPADLSLHGDKLLARGQSLKVEDKHGAHFALSNPRVENLANLDVVLLRQDPPFDMAYITTTHLLERIHPRTLVVNDPAHVRNAPEKLFVLDFLDLMPPTLVTRSLADVQAFRREFKDIIVKPLYGNGGAAVFRIKPDDGNLASLVELFQTVFREPFMVQEFRPEVKDGDKRIILVDGEVAGALNRVPQAGETRSNLHVGGTAIAATLTSRDEEICARLKPELKKRGLIFTGIDVIGPYLTEINVTSPTGIRQIKTFGGNDIAAMIWDAIDEKKRTHAA; encoded by the coding sequence ATGCCTCTCCGCATTGCCGTACAGATGGATCCGATCGATCGCATCGACATCAAGGGCGACTCGACGTTCGCCATCCTGCTCGAGGCGCAAAAGCGTGGGCACGATATTTTCTATTACACGCCGGCCGATCTCTCACTGCACGGAGATAAGCTGCTGGCGCGGGGCCAAAGCCTGAAAGTCGAAGACAAGCACGGCGCTCATTTCGCTCTTTCGAACCCGCGCGTCGAAAATCTGGCCAACCTCGATGTCGTCCTGCTTCGCCAGGACCCGCCTTTCGATATGGCCTATATCACGACGACGCATCTTCTGGAGCGCATCCATCCGAGGACGCTTGTTGTCAACGATCCGGCGCACGTGCGTAATGCGCCGGAAAAGCTGTTTGTCCTGGACTTCCTCGACCTGATGCCGCCGACGCTCGTCACGCGCTCACTCGCCGACGTTCAGGCGTTTCGCAGAGAGTTTAAGGACATCATCGTCAAGCCGCTCTACGGCAACGGCGGCGCCGCAGTCTTCCGCATCAAGCCGGACGATGGAAATCTGGCGTCCCTGGTCGAGCTCTTTCAAACCGTGTTCCGCGAACCATTCATGGTGCAGGAATTTCGCCCAGAGGTGAAAGACGGCGACAAGCGTATCATCCTCGTCGACGGCGAAGTGGCTGGCGCTCTCAACCGCGTGCCGCAGGCAGGCGAGACGCGCTCGAACCTGCACGTCGGCGGCACGGCCATTGCGGCAACGCTCACGTCGCGTGACGAGGAAATTTGCGCGCGCCTGAAACCGGAGCTCAAAAAGCGCGGACTGATTTTCACCGGAATCGATGTCATCGGTCCGTATCTGACCGAAATTAATGTCACGTCCCCGACAGGCATTCGCCAGATCAAGACATTCGGCGGCAATGACATCGCCGCGATGATCTGGGATGCAATTGACGAAAAGAAAAGAACACATGCTGCGTGA
- a CDS encoding primosomal protein N' yields MNGPLDSLLEILDNGARSGARSVPVLMPVALDQTYDYLVPEGIEAPPGSFVLVPFGQQTRIGIVWDGQRGNGKAVDPKKLKSLTSLIDAPPLPEISMRFAEWVARYTLAPLGMVARMMMSADAAFEPPKHRFGVRIVEGAPLPPKMTSARTRVLEVAADGLIRAKSDLANLADCSTGVIDGLAASGNLVEVAIPERVFPLPKPAHATTEFTDKQAEAVATLVSTVDAGNFSVTLLDGVTGSGKTEVYFEAVARALEAGEQALIMLPEIALTSQFLERFEQRFGAAPVEWHSALSPAERGRIWKGVARGDVRCVVGARSALFLPFVELGLIVIDEEHDQGFKQEDRVHYQARDMAVVRGNLGKFPVVLASATPSIESHVNALVGRYRHAVLPGRFSGVAMPDVSLIDLKAEKLEPGKWLAQRLVGAITETLENGQQTLLFLNRRGYAPLTLCRACGHRLECPQCTAWLVEHRFKKKLTCHHCGFSLALPEKCPKCAAPGALVACGPGVERVQEEVAERFPDARVALLSSDLIPGLSEMREIIRGIEAREFDIIIGTQIVAKGHNFPGLALVGVVDGDLGLAHGADPRAAERTFQLLHQVTGRAGRTSFVGRGFVQTYSTDHPVMQAIVAGDRDAFLNYEVKTRQSGLLPPYGRLAAIVISARDKALTEVTAREIARRAPLSDVISVLGPVEAPIAVVRGRHRWRLLVKAPRDVDLQGYLRAWAGTIPKLKSDVRVTVDIDPYNFL; encoded by the coding sequence TTGAACGGCCCTTTGGATAGTCTGCTCGAAATCCTGGATAACGGCGCCCGGTCCGGCGCCCGCAGCGTGCCCGTGCTGATGCCGGTCGCGCTCGACCAGACGTACGACTATCTGGTGCCTGAGGGTATCGAGGCCCCACCCGGTTCGTTCGTGCTCGTACCGTTTGGGCAGCAAACGCGCATCGGCATTGTATGGGACGGCCAACGTGGCAACGGCAAGGCCGTCGATCCCAAGAAGCTGAAATCCCTGACGAGCCTGATCGACGCACCGCCGCTTCCTGAAATCTCGATGCGGTTCGCCGAGTGGGTCGCACGCTACACGCTGGCGCCGCTTGGCATGGTGGCGCGCATGATGATGAGCGCCGACGCGGCCTTCGAGCCGCCGAAACACCGCTTTGGGGTGCGCATAGTCGAAGGCGCGCCGCTACCACCGAAAATGACTTCGGCGCGCACGCGCGTCTTGGAGGTTGCTGCCGACGGTCTCATTCGCGCAAAGTCGGACCTCGCGAACCTCGCCGACTGCTCCACCGGTGTGATCGACGGATTGGCCGCCTCAGGAAATCTCGTTGAGGTGGCAATCCCCGAGCGCGTCTTTCCGCTTCCGAAACCGGCACACGCGACGACCGAATTCACCGATAAACAAGCTGAGGCCGTCGCGACGCTCGTCAGTACCGTCGATGCCGGGAATTTCTCCGTAACCCTGCTCGATGGTGTGACGGGTTCCGGCAAGACGGAAGTCTATTTCGAGGCCGTCGCACGCGCGCTCGAAGCGGGCGAGCAAGCGCTCATCATGCTCCCTGAAATTGCTTTGACGAGTCAGTTTCTGGAGCGCTTCGAGCAGCGCTTCGGGGCAGCCCCTGTCGAATGGCATTCGGCCTTGAGTCCGGCGGAGCGTGGCCGCATCTGGAAGGGCGTCGCGCGCGGTGACGTGCGCTGCGTCGTCGGCGCGCGCTCGGCACTGTTTCTGCCGTTCGTCGAGCTTGGACTGATCGTCATCGACGAAGAGCACGATCAAGGCTTCAAGCAGGAGGACCGCGTCCACTATCAGGCGCGCGACATGGCGGTGGTGCGCGGCAATCTCGGAAAGTTTCCGGTGGTGCTCGCGTCCGCAACGCCGTCGATCGAAAGCCACGTCAACGCGCTTGTCGGGCGCTATCGGCACGCGGTTCTCCCGGGCCGCTTTTCGGGCGTTGCGATGCCTGACGTCTCCCTAATTGATCTCAAAGCCGAGAAGCTTGAACCTGGCAAATGGCTGGCCCAGCGCCTCGTCGGAGCGATCACAGAAACGCTCGAAAACGGCCAGCAAACGCTGCTTTTTTTGAATCGCCGCGGGTACGCACCGTTGACGCTCTGCCGCGCATGCGGCCATCGCCTCGAATGCCCGCAATGCACGGCATGGCTCGTCGAGCATCGCTTCAAGAAAAAGCTGACGTGTCACCATTGCGGATTTTCGTTGGCGCTGCCTGAGAAATGCCCGAAATGCGCGGCACCCGGTGCGCTCGTTGCGTGCGGACCGGGCGTCGAGCGCGTGCAGGAAGAAGTCGCCGAACGCTTCCCCGATGCGCGCGTCGCGCTGCTGTCATCCGACCTCATCCCCGGGCTCTCGGAAATGCGCGAGATCATTCGCGGCATCGAAGCTCGTGAGTTCGACATCATCATCGGAACTCAGATCGTTGCGAAGGGACACAACTTCCCCGGCCTCGCGCTCGTTGGCGTCGTCGATGGCGATCTCGGCCTTGCGCACGGCGCCGATCCGCGCGCAGCGGAGCGCACGTTTCAGCTGCTGCATCAGGTGACGGGCCGCGCCGGACGGACGAGCTTCGTCGGCCGCGGATTCGTGCAGACCTATTCGACGGACCACCCAGTGATGCAGGCCATCGTCGCGGGTGATCGTGACGCGTTTTTGAATTACGAGGTGAAGACGCGACAGTCCGGCTTGCTTCCGCCATATGGCCGGTTAGCGGCAATCGTGATTTCGGCGCGCGACAAGGCCCTTACCGAGGTCACCGCACGCGAGATCGCGCGGCGGGCACCACTGTCGGATGTGATCTCAGTGTTAGGCCCCGTCGAAGCTCCGATTGCCGTCGTGCGCGGTCGTCATCGTTGGCGATTGCTGGTCAAAGCTCCGCGCGATGTCGATCTGCAGGGCTATCTTCGGGCCTGGGCTGGAACGATTCCAAAGCTTAAGAGCGACGTCCGCGTCACCGTCGATATCGATCCCTACAATTTCCTCTGA
- the fsa gene encoding fructose-6-phosphate aldolase translates to MKFFVDTADVAEIKELAATGLLDGVTTNPTLVAKAGRDFKDIIKEICTVVPGPVSAEVAATDYDGMMREADVLRKIAKNVTIKVPLTMDGLKACKALTSDGTMVNVTLCFSANQALLVAKAGATFVSPFIGRLDDIGLNGMDVIREIRTIFDNYPDLSTDILAASIRTVNHVKEAAMIGADVATIPPAILKALVKHPLTDAGLTAFVNDWKKTGQKIV, encoded by the coding sequence ATGAAATTCTTCGTCGATACCGCCGATGTGGCTGAGATCAAGGAGTTAGCTGCCACGGGCCTGCTCGACGGCGTGACGACAAACCCAACGCTGGTCGCCAAGGCGGGGCGCGACTTCAAAGATATCATCAAGGAAATCTGCACCGTTGTCCCTGGACCCGTCTCGGCGGAGGTCGCGGCGACCGACTACGACGGGATGATGCGCGAAGCGGACGTGCTGCGAAAGATCGCCAAGAACGTGACGATCAAAGTGCCGCTGACCATGGACGGCCTCAAGGCCTGCAAGGCGCTGACGAGCGACGGTACAATGGTCAACGTGACGCTGTGCTTTTCCGCCAATCAGGCACTCTTGGTCGCGAAGGCCGGCGCGACGTTCGTTTCGCCGTTCATCGGGCGGCTCGACGATATCGGGCTCAATGGTATGGACGTCATTCGCGAGATCCGCACGATCTTCGACAACTACCCGGACCTTTCGACCGACATTCTGGCGGCGTCGATCCGTACCGTGAATCACGTCAAGGAAGCGGCGATGATCGGCGCCGACGTCGCGACGATTCCGCCCGCGATTTTGAAGGCGCTGGTCAAACATCCGCTGACCGACGCCGGTCTGACGGCCTTCGTTAACGACTGGAAGAAGACGGGCCAGAAGATCGTGTGA
- a CDS encoding FAD-binding oxidoreductase, which produces MSSKIISPELISRFAEIVGPANALTRAEDQAPYLREWRDRYTGKTPVVLRPGTTDEVSRILALANDEAVGVVPQGGNTGLVGGQIPSPEGNQIVLSLARLKKVRDIDAPGGTMIVEAGVTLAEAQAAAEGAGRLFPLSLASEGSAMIGGALATNAGGTAVLAYGNARNLALGLEAVLADGRVWHGLRRLKKDNTGYDLRDLLIGSEGTLGVITAASLKLFPIPAERETAIVALESPAAALRLFRIAEADAGSSLTAFELWAHRAQEFALRYMPNTRDPFIDAHPWYVLIELSHGGTGTQTANALESLLMVGHAQGLVRDAALARSLQQAQDFWRLRETFSEAQKGAGGSIKHDISVPIARIPEFLARAAEVVERIAPGARPVPFGHFGDGNLHYNVSQPEGADKAQFLSLWEPMSDAIFELVSELGGSISAEHGIGQMKRDALRLYKSPVELDMMRAIKQALDPKGILNPGKLL; this is translated from the coding sequence GTGTCCTCGAAAATTATTTCGCCCGAATTGATTTCCCGCTTCGCCGAGATCGTCGGCCCGGCGAACGCATTGACGCGCGCAGAAGATCAGGCGCCCTACCTCCGCGAATGGCGTGATCGCTATACGGGGAAAACGCCCGTCGTGCTGCGCCCCGGCACGACGGACGAGGTTTCGCGCATTCTGGCGCTCGCCAACGACGAAGCGGTCGGCGTCGTTCCGCAGGGCGGCAATACGGGCCTCGTCGGCGGGCAAATCCCGTCGCCCGAAGGCAATCAAATCGTCTTGTCGCTCGCGCGCCTGAAAAAGGTCCGCGATATCGACGCGCCGGGCGGCACGATGATCGTCGAAGCGGGCGTAACGCTCGCGGAAGCGCAGGCCGCGGCCGAAGGTGCAGGCCGGTTATTTCCGCTCAGCCTCGCATCCGAAGGCAGCGCGATGATCGGCGGCGCGCTGGCGACGAATGCGGGCGGGACTGCCGTTCTTGCTTACGGGAATGCGCGTAATCTGGCTCTCGGGCTCGAAGCCGTCCTTGCCGACGGACGCGTCTGGCATGGGCTGCGGCGACTCAAGAAAGACAATACCGGATACGATCTTCGCGATCTGCTGATCGGCTCGGAGGGGACGCTTGGGGTGATCACGGCCGCGAGCCTCAAGCTCTTTCCCATCCCTGCCGAACGCGAGACGGCGATCGTCGCGCTTGAGTCGCCTGCGGCCGCCTTGAGGCTGTTCCGAATTGCAGAAGCGGACGCAGGTTCGTCGTTGACGGCTTTCGAGCTTTGGGCGCATCGGGCGCAAGAGTTCGCACTCCGCTATATGCCCAACACGCGCGATCCATTTATCGATGCGCATCCTTGGTATGTCCTGATCGAACTCTCGCATGGTGGGACAGGCACGCAAACTGCGAACGCGCTTGAATCTCTTTTGATGGTCGGACACGCGCAAGGTCTTGTCCGCGATGCGGCGCTCGCGCGATCGCTTCAGCAGGCGCAGGATTTCTGGCGTTTGCGTGAGACCTTTTCCGAAGCGCAGAAGGGCGCTGGCGGCAGCATCAAGCACGACATCTCGGTCCCGATTGCACGCATCCCAGAGTTTTTGGCGCGCGCCGCGGAGGTCGTCGAGCGGATTGCACCCGGCGCGCGACCCGTCCCGTTCGGACACTTCGGCGACGGCAACCTGCATTATAACGTGAGCCAGCCTGAGGGTGCCGACAAGGCGCAGTTCCTTTCGCTCTGGGAGCCGATGTCGGATGCGATCTTCGAGCTCGTGTCGGAGCTTGGCGGATCGATCTCGGCCGAGCACGGTATCGGGCAAATGAAGCGCGATGCGTTGCGTCTCTACAAATCGCCGGTCGAACTCGACATGATGCGCGCGATCAAACAGGCCCTCGATCCGAAGGGCATTCTGAATCCAGGCAAATTGCTGTAA
- a CDS encoding tyrosine recombinase XerC, whose translation MTSLEEILTADVELPLGGDLKHAVDDWLAHLINERGQSPATREAYARDLTQFLAFLKTHLGHAPCLGDLGRIDAKTFRTFLAHRRKAGVVSRSLARSLSSLRTFFRWLEREDKLQNRAVLQVALPKIPHSVPKPLTVDGAAELVATETDDRAEWIAARDTAVLLLLYGAGLRISEALSLTPNSAPLNGRDVMHITGKGGKERLVPALSIISDAIAKYMRLCPFPLSGDGPLFLGARGGPLSPRLIQLVMERMRRELGLPDTATPHALRHSFATHLLSAGADLRQIQELLGHASLSTTQVYTEVDRDRLLAVYDQAHPRAARG comes from the coding sequence GTGACTTCACTCGAGGAGATTCTTACGGCGGATGTCGAGCTGCCGCTTGGCGGCGACCTCAAACATGCAGTCGATGACTGGTTGGCGCATCTTATCAACGAGCGCGGCCAAAGTCCGGCGACGCGCGAAGCCTACGCGCGCGATCTCACGCAATTTCTGGCGTTTCTCAAAACGCATCTCGGCCACGCACCATGCCTTGGCGATCTCGGCCGGATCGACGCAAAGACATTCCGCACGTTTCTTGCGCATCGGCGAAAGGCTGGTGTCGTGTCGCGATCGCTGGCACGGTCTCTATCATCGCTTAGAACATTTTTTCGCTGGCTCGAGCGCGAGGACAAGCTGCAGAACCGCGCGGTGCTTCAGGTGGCGTTGCCGAAGATCCCGCATTCGGTGCCGAAACCGCTCACCGTCGACGGAGCGGCGGAACTCGTCGCGACGGAAACCGATGACCGGGCGGAATGGATCGCGGCGCGCGATACGGCAGTGCTGCTTCTGCTCTATGGCGCCGGCCTGCGCATCAGCGAAGCGCTAAGCCTGACGCCGAATTCTGCGCCGCTCAATGGCCGCGACGTCATGCACATCACCGGCAAAGGCGGCAAGGAACGCCTTGTTCCGGCGCTCTCCATAATTTCGGATGCAATCGCAAAATACATGCGGCTCTGCCCATTTCCGCTTTCGGGTGATGGGCCGTTATTTCTCGGGGCGCGCGGCGGACCCCTGTCGCCGCGGCTTATCCAGCTCGTAATGGAGCGAATGCGGCGCGAGCTTGGTCTGCCGGATACAGCGACGCCGCACGCGCTTCGCCATTCCTTCGCGACGCATCTGCTCTCGGCGGGCGCGGATTTACGACAAATTCAGGAGCTTTTGGGCCACGCCTCGCTTTCGACGACACAGGTCTATACTGAAGTCGATCGGGACCGTCTGCTTGCCGTCTACGATCAAGCGCACCCACGGGCGGCTCGCGGCTAA
- a CDS encoding TraB/GumN family protein — protein MISRLRTFFCACATVLIATCLPAMADDTPQRCHGADMLAELQTRSPDVYKTVMDESRRTTNTEAVLWKIENPGVAPSYLLGTMHLSDPRISQLSTQEKEIIAHSKSVALEVADLSEKAVGDAMAKAGHLLVYTDGRTLNGQLSGDEFKIVQRVVKQAGMPENASSVLKPWLISMLLATSDCERKQVASGAKVLDLQVAQEAQKNGLAVKGLETIEQQLEALASIADDQQIDMLKVGLKYADRSDDLMETIIQMYLKREIGAAMPFQLALAAESGVPASAFSGFKKALLADRNVRMRDGAEPLLQDGNAFIAVGALHLVGPTGLVALLREHGYIVTAVE, from the coding sequence ATGATTTCAAGGCTTCGAACCTTTTTCTGCGCGTGTGCCACCGTTCTTATCGCGACGTGCCTGCCCGCGATGGCGGACGACACGCCTCAGCGCTGCCATGGCGCCGATATGCTGGCGGAGCTGCAGACCCGTTCACCGGACGTCTACAAGACGGTGATGGACGAAAGCCGCCGGACGACCAATACCGAAGCCGTACTTTGGAAGATCGAGAACCCCGGCGTCGCGCCGTCTTATCTTCTGGGTACGATGCATCTTTCCGATCCGCGCATTTCGCAATTATCGACGCAGGAAAAGGAGATCATTGCGCATTCGAAGTCGGTCGCACTCGAAGTTGCCGACCTTTCCGAAAAAGCTGTCGGCGATGCTATGGCGAAAGCCGGCCACCTTCTCGTCTATACCGATGGCCGGACACTGAACGGGCAATTGTCCGGAGACGAATTCAAGATCGTTCAGCGCGTCGTCAAACAGGCCGGTATGCCCGAAAACGCATCGAGCGTTTTGAAGCCCTGGCTCATCAGCATGCTGCTTGCGACATCCGATTGCGAGCGCAAGCAGGTGGCGTCCGGTGCCAAGGTTCTCGACCTGCAAGTTGCGCAGGAAGCGCAAAAGAACGGCTTGGCCGTCAAGGGCCTCGAGACCATCGAACAACAATTGGAGGCTCTGGCTTCGATTGCCGACGATCAGCAGATCGACATGCTGAAAGTCGGCCTCAAGTATGCCGACCGCAGCGACGATCTGATGGAAACGATCATTCAGATGTATCTGAAGCGGGAGATCGGCGCAGCGATGCCGTTTCAACTCGCGCTCGCGGCCGAATCCGGAGTTCCAGCGTCGGCTTTCAGCGGTTTCAAGAAAGCGCTTCTCGCCGACCGCAACGTCAGAATGCGCGACGGGGCCGAACCACTGCTTCAGGACGGCAACGCCTTCATCGCCGTTGGTGCGCTGCACCTTGTCGGGCCGACCGGGCTCGTCGCGTTGCTCAGAGAGCACGGCTACATCGTTACGGCGGTGGAATAG
- the lpdA gene encoding dihydrolipoyl dehydrogenase codes for MTASYDLIVIGTGPGGYVCAIRAAQLGMKVAVVEKRGTHGGTCLNVGCIPSKALLHASHAYDEAKHAFGAMGIDASPVLDLPKMQAFKREGVKGNVEGVAYLLKKNKIDSYFGTGRVLKSGQVAVTLPGGETQTLEAKSIVIATGSDVARLPGIEIDEKRVVSSTGALELASVPRKLLVIGAGVIGLELGSVWRRLGADVLVVEFFDRILPGIDKEIARSFQRLLEKQGIAFRLASKVTGVSKPESPGKPLGIDIESAAGGVAEAIEADVVLVAVGRVPYTEGLGLAEAGVALDAKKRVLVDGHFQTSASGIFAIGDVIAGPMLAHKAEDEGVAVAEIIAGQAGHVNYDVIPNVIYTSPEVASVGKSEEELKAAGIAYNVGKFPFTANGRAKSIRMTDGFVKILADAATDRVLGVHIIGANAGEIIAEACVLMEFGGSAEDLARTCHAHPTLTEAVKEAALAVGKRAIHF; via the coding sequence ATGACAGCATCCTATGACCTGATCGTTATCGGCACAGGGCCCGGCGGCTATGTCTGTGCCATCCGCGCCGCCCAGCTTGGCATGAAAGTCGCCGTTGTCGAAAAGCGCGGCACGCATGGCGGCACATGTTTGAACGTCGGCTGCATCCCGTCGAAGGCTCTGCTGCACGCATCGCACGCCTATGATGAGGCCAAGCATGCGTTCGGCGCGATGGGCATCGACGCGTCGCCGGTTCTCGATCTGCCGAAGATGCAAGCTTTCAAGCGCGAAGGCGTCAAAGGCAACGTCGAAGGCGTCGCCTATCTTCTGAAGAAGAATAAAATCGACAGCTACTTCGGAACCGGCCGCGTCTTGAAAAGCGGTCAGGTTGCCGTAACCTTGCCGGGAGGCGAGACGCAGACGCTGGAAGCAAAGTCGATCGTGATCGCGACGGGCTCGGATGTTGCGCGTCTGCCCGGCATCGAGATCGACGAGAAGCGTGTCGTATCATCGACCGGCGCTCTGGAGCTTGCATCCGTTCCTCGCAAGCTGCTTGTGATCGGTGCTGGTGTCATCGGCCTTGAGCTGGGCTCCGTCTGGCGCCGCCTCGGCGCCGACGTGCTGGTCGTCGAGTTTTTTGACCGCATCCTGCCGGGAATTGACAAGGAGATCGCCCGCTCGTTCCAGCGTCTTCTCGAAAAGCAGGGCATCGCATTTCGGCTCGCAAGTAAGGTTACGGGTGTTTCCAAGCCCGAAAGTCCAGGCAAACCGCTCGGCATCGATATCGAATCGGCGGCAGGAGGCGTGGCCGAGGCCATCGAAGCCGATGTCGTGCTCGTTGCGGTGGGGCGTGTGCCTTACACTGAGGGCCTCGGTCTTGCCGAGGCCGGCGTGGCGCTCGATGCGAAAAAGCGCGTCCTGGTCGACGGCCATTTCCAGACGAGCGCATCGGGCATCTTCGCAATCGGCGATGTGATCGCGGGCCCGATGCTGGCGCACAAAGCCGAAGATGAAGGCGTTGCCGTCGCCGAAATTATCGCTGGCCAAGCCGGTCATGTGAATTACGACGTCATCCCGAACGTCATCTACACATCGCCGGAGGTTGCGAGCGTCGGCAAATCTGAAGAAGAGCTGAAAGCTGCCGGCATCGCATACAACGTCGGCAAGTTTCCGTTCACGGCCAACGGTCGTGCGAAGTCGATCCGCATGACGGACGGCTTCGTCAAAATCCTCGCCGACGCGGCGACGGATCGTGTGCTGGGCGTCCATATCATCGGCGCCAACGCCGGAGAGATTATTGCGGAAGCCTGCGTGCTGATGGAGTTCGGCGGCTCGGCGGAAGACCTCGCCCGGACCTGTCACGCGCATCCGACGTTGACCGAAGCCGTCAAGGAAGCGGCCCTCGCAGTCGGCAAACGCGCGATCCACTTCTGA
- the odhB gene encoding 2-oxoglutarate dehydrogenase complex dihydrolipoyllysine-residue succinyltransferase has product MSIEIRVPALGESVTEATVGKWFKQPGEAVNADEPLVELETDKVTVEVPAPAAGVLGDILVKPGSTVAVGSLLAALKDGAANASAATSGAAKAAAPPPPPPSQPKPEQVTRAQEGGANAGAPPPPPAALKALTEAGLEASDVHGTGRRGQILKEDVINAVAAAAARPAAPPPPLRETPSAAIPPNAIAIPEAQATVVMRDVRLPSPANDATREERVRMSKLRQTIARRLKEAQNAAAMLTTFNDVDMSAIMALRAQYKDVFEKRHGVKLGFMGLFVKACIQALRDVPSVNAEIDHDDIIYKNYYHIGVAVGTEKGLVVPVVREADRLSLAEIEQKIAEFGKRARDGKLSIEDMQGGTFTISNGGVYGSLMSTPILNAPQSGILGMHRIEERPVVRGGQIVARPMMYLALSYDHRIVDGKEAVTFLVRVKECLEDPQRFVLEL; this is encoded by the coding sequence ATGTCGATTGAGATTCGCGTTCCCGCGCTTGGGGAAAGCGTCACGGAGGCGACCGTTGGCAAGTGGTTCAAGCAGCCGGGCGAGGCCGTGAATGCCGACGAGCCTCTGGTCGAGCTTGAAACCGACAAAGTGACGGTCGAAGTTCCCGCCCCCGCCGCGGGCGTGCTGGGCGACATTCTGGTCAAGCCGGGTTCGACGGTCGCGGTCGGATCGCTGCTCGCGGCGTTGAAGGATGGCGCGGCGAATGCGTCAGCAGCCACGTCAGGTGCAGCAAAGGCTGCCGCACCTCCACCACCCCCTCCGTCTCAGCCAAAGCCAGAGCAGGTAACGAGAGCCCAGGAAGGTGGCGCGAACGCGGGCGCGCCTCCACCGCCGCCGGCGGCGCTTAAGGCGCTGACGGAAGCCGGGCTGGAGGCGTCCGACGTTCACGGCACCGGCCGCCGCGGGCAAATCTTGAAGGAAGACGTCATCAACGCCGTTGCTGCCGCGGCGGCGCGACCTGCGGCCCCGCCCCCACCTCTCCGCGAAACACCGAGCGCAGCAATCCCGCCCAATGCGATTGCGATTCCGGAAGCGCAGGCCACGGTCGTCATGCGCGATGTGCGCCTCCCCTCTCCCGCCAACGACGCGACGCGTGAAGAGCGCGTCAGGATGTCGAAACTCCGTCAAACCATCGCGCGCCGCCTGAAAGAGGCGCAGAACGCCGCTGCGATGTTGACGACGTTCAACGACGTCGACATGAGCGCCATCATGGCGCTGCGCGCGCAATACAAGGATGTTTTTGAGAAACGACACGGCGTGAAGCTTGGCTTCATGGGCCTGTTCGTCAAAGCCTGTATCCAGGCCCTTCGCGACGTGCCTTCCGTTAACGCCGAGATCGATCATGACGACATCATCTATAAGAACTACTATCACATCGGCGTTGCGGTCGGGACGGAGAAAGGGCTTGTCGTACCTGTCGTGCGCGAAGCCGACCGGCTGAGCCTTGCCGAGATCGAGCAGAAGATCGCCGAATTCGGCAAACGCGCCCGCGACGGAAAACTGTCGATTGAGGACATGCAGGGTGGCACGTTTACGATCTCGAACGGCGGTGTCTACGGGTCGCTGATGTCGACGCCGATCTTGAACGCACCGCAGTCCGGTATTCTGGGCATGCACCGCATCGAGGAGCGTCCGGTCGTTCGCGGCGGCCAGATCGTGGCGCGTCCGATGATGTACCTCGCACTTTCCTACGATCACCGCATCGTCGACGGCAAAGAGGCCGTCACTTTCCTTGTCCGCGTCAAGGAATGCCTCGAAGATCCGCAGCGCTTCGTCCTGGAGCTCTGA